Proteins encoded by one window of Govania unica:
- the scpA gene encoding methylmalonyl-CoA mutase — protein MADAPKKTLADWDALATKEIGGRSLDSLVWNTPEGLPVKPLYTSEDLTRVGYDETLPGVFPFTRGVRATMYANRPWTVRQYAGFSTAEASNAFYRRNLAGGQKGLSVAFDLATHRGYDSDHPRVVGDVGKAGVAIDSVEDMKILFDGIPLDEMSVSMTMNGAVLPCLAFYIVAAEEQGVSEDKLAGTIQNDILKEFMVRNTYIYPPKPSMRIIADIIDYTAHKMPKFNSISISGYHMQEAGATQVQELAFTLADGMEYVRSALDRGLDVDKFAGRLSFFFAIGMNFFMEVAKLRAARMLWARIMKDFDAKKPSSLMLRTHCQTSGVSLTEKDPYNNVIRTTIEALAAGLGGTQSLHTNALDEAIALPTDFSARIARNTQLILQEETGITNVVDPLGGSYYVESLTQELADAAWALIQEVEEMGGMTKAVEAGLPKLRIEEAAALKQARVDRGEEVVVGVNKYKLQKEDPIDILDVDNAAVRDAQITRLNHIRATRDQARVDAALAAITEGAKGDANLLTLAVEAARARATLGEISDAMELVFGRHKAEIKSVSGVYGSAYAGDEDYANLQQEVADFAAAEGRRPRIMVVKMGQDGHDRGAKVVATGYADIGFDVDVGPLFQTPAEAARQAIENDVHIIGVSSLAAGHKTLVPELINELKKEGADDILVVVGGVIPAQDYDFLYQTGVAAIFGPGTNIVTSTRDMLRILKARKAA, from the coding sequence ATGGCGGACGCTCCGAAAAAGACGCTGGCGGACTGGGATGCCCTTGCAACCAAGGAAATCGGCGGTCGGTCGCTCGACAGTCTGGTGTGGAACACGCCCGAAGGCCTTCCGGTCAAGCCGCTTTATACGAGCGAGGATCTGACCCGCGTCGGCTATGACGAGACCCTGCCCGGGGTGTTCCCTTTCACCCGCGGCGTGCGCGCAACCATGTATGCGAACCGGCCCTGGACGGTGCGGCAATATGCCGGGTTCTCCACCGCCGAAGCTTCGAACGCGTTCTACCGTCGTAATCTGGCGGGCGGACAAAAGGGCCTGTCGGTGGCCTTCGACCTTGCCACCCATCGCGGCTATGACAGCGATCACCCGCGCGTGGTCGGCGACGTCGGCAAGGCCGGTGTGGCCATCGACAGCGTCGAGGACATGAAGATCCTGTTCGACGGCATCCCGCTTGATGAGATGTCGGTGTCCATGACCATGAACGGGGCAGTGCTGCCCTGTCTCGCGTTCTATATCGTTGCCGCCGAAGAACAGGGTGTGAGCGAGGACAAGCTCGCCGGGACCATTCAGAATGACATTCTGAAGGAATTCATGGTCCGCAACACCTATATCTACCCGCCCAAGCCATCCATGCGCATCATTGCCGACATCATCGATTACACCGCGCATAAAATGCCCAAGTTCAATTCGATCTCGATTTCCGGCTATCACATGCAGGAAGCGGGCGCGACGCAGGTTCAGGAACTGGCCTTCACCCTCGCTGACGGCATGGAATATGTGCGTTCGGCGCTGGATCGCGGGCTTGACGTGGATAAATTCGCCGGGCGGCTGTCGTTCTTCTTTGCCATCGGCATGAATTTCTTCATGGAAGTGGCGAAATTGCGCGCGGCCCGCATGCTGTGGGCCCGCATCATGAAGGATTTCGACGCGAAGAAGCCGTCGTCGCTGATGCTGCGCACCCATTGCCAGACATCGGGTGTGAGCCTGACCGAGAAAGACCCCTACAACAACGTGATCCGCACCACCATCGAAGCGCTCGCCGCCGGGCTTGGCGGCACGCAGTCGCTGCATACGAACGCGCTTGACGAAGCGATCGCGCTGCCGACGGATTTCTCGGCTCGGATCGCCCGCAACACCCAGCTGATCCTGCAGGAAGAAACCGGCATCACCAACGTGGTCGATCCGCTCGGTGGGTCCTATTACGTCGAAAGCCTGACTCAGGAACTGGCCGACGCCGCCTGGGCGCTCATTCAGGAAGTCGAGGAGATGGGCGGCATGACCAAGGCGGTTGAAGCCGGTCTGCCGAAGCTCCGCATTGAAGAGGCTGCCGCTCTCAAGCAGGCGCGCGTCGACCGTGGCGAGGAAGTCGTGGTCGGCGTCAATAAATACAAGCTCCAGAAAGAAGACCCTATCGACATTCTCGATGTCGATAACGCCGCTGTGCGCGATGCCCAGATCACGCGGCTCAACCATATCCGCGCGACCCGCGATCAGGCCCGCGTGGATGCCGCCCTTGCCGCCATCACCGAAGGCGCGAAGGGCGACGCCAATCTGCTGACTTTGGCGGTGGAAGCAGCCCGGGCCCGTGCTACGCTTGGTGAAATTTCAGACGCCATGGAACTGGTGTTCGGTCGTCACAAGGCGGAGATCAAAAGCGTGTCCGGAGTCTATGGATCGGCTTATGCAGGCGACGAGGATTACGCCAACCTGCAACAGGAAGTGGCGGATTTCGCTGCCGCCGAAGGCCGTCGTCCGCGCATCATGGTGGTGAAAATGGGTCAGGACGGCCATGATCGCGGCGCCAAGGTGGTGGCCACCGGTTATGCCGATATCGGCTTCGACGTCGACGTCGGCCCGCTGTTCCAGACCCCGGCCGAAGCCGCCCGTCAGGCCATCGAAAACGACGTCCATATCATCGGGGTGTCATCACTCGCCGCCGGTCACAAAACGCTGGTGCCGGAACTCATCAATGAACTGAAGAAAGAAGGCGCGGACGATATTCTGGTGGTCGTCGGCGGCGTCATCCCGGCGCAGGATTATGATTTCCTGTATCAGACTGGGGTGGCGGCGATCTTTGGTCCCGGCACCAATATCGTCACCTCCACCCGCGACATGCTGCGCATCCTGAAAGCGCGTAAGGCGGCGTAA
- the meaB gene encoding methylmalonyl Co-A mutase-associated GTPase MeaB, producing MNLIDGILSGNRRALGKAITLVESTRADHRLEAQALMAALLPHTGGSMRLGLSGAPGVGKSSFIEAFGQFLTARGLKVAVLAIDPSSARTGGSILGDKTRMEQLAHDPLAFIRPSPSGCTLGGVARRTREAMLLCEAAGYDVVMVETVGVGQSETAVADMVDMFLLLLSPGGGDELQGIKRGIMELADLVIVNKADGDLEPAARRAQAEYRAALHIMRPKTPTWIPHALRVSALKALGLEDVWAQVEKYRTALTATGELEQFRAGQAKAWMWSEIHDRLTDAVRAANPAEVQAAEAAVTAGTEPPGLAAERILARFLQP from the coding sequence TTGAATCTCATCGACGGCATTCTTTCCGGCAATCGGCGGGCCTTGGGCAAGGCGATCACGCTTGTGGAATCGACCCGGGCCGATCATCGTCTGGAGGCACAGGCGCTGATGGCGGCGTTGCTGCCGCATACCGGCGGCTCCATGCGGCTTGGGCTTTCGGGCGCGCCGGGGGTGGGGAAGTCGTCGTTTATCGAGGCGTTTGGTCAGTTCCTCACGGCGCGTGGCCTGAAGGTGGCGGTGCTTGCGATTGATCCGTCGTCGGCGCGCACCGGGGGGTCTATTCTTGGTGACAAGACACGCATGGAGCAGCTGGCTCATGATCCGCTGGCCTTCATCCGGCCGTCGCCATCTGGTTGCACGCTCGGCGGGGTGGCGCGGCGCACGCGGGAGGCCATGTTGCTGTGTGAGGCGGCGGGCTATGACGTGGTGATGGTGGAAACCGTCGGCGTCGGTCAGTCCGAGACGGCGGTGGCCGATATGGTCGACATGTTCCTGTTGCTGCTGTCGCCCGGCGGCGGTGACGAGCTGCAGGGCATCAAGCGCGGCATCATGGAGCTTGCGGATCTGGTGATCGTCAATAAAGCCGACGGCGATCTCGAACCGGCGGCGCGGCGGGCTCAGGCGGAATATCGCGCGGCGCTTCATATCATGCGGCCGAAGACACCGACCTGGATTCCGCATGCGCTGCGGGTCTCGGCGCTGAAGGCGCTTGGGCTTGAGGACGTCTGGGCGCAGGTGGAGAAATACCGGACGGCGCTTACGGCCACCGGCGAGCTTGAACAGTTCCGCGCCGGTCAGGCCAAGGCCTGGATGTGGTCGGAAATTCATGATCGCCTGACCGATGCCGTGCGCGCCGCAAATCCGGCCGAAGTGCAGGCGGCAGAGGCGGCGGTGACAGCCGGAACCGAGCCGCCGGGGCTTGCTGCGGAACGGATTCTCGCGCGGTTTTTACAACCCTAA
- a CDS encoding alpha/beta hydrolase family protein, translating to MSVLRLFKLYLLLWVVFGLDASVVAAPKQKPAAVATVPAADSLAAAFGAMPSMWGVRLSPDGSKISFLTMDRDELPMLVIYDFTTGTIKPILSSVPNIADLQWCKWANADRLLCGYTGIVFNGYVLYGTTRLVAVNSNGSKMKVLMQRQLSENFAQFQDRVVDYLVEDPQHVLIQVPVNQSTGTARLNIYTGGLEDKTQQMENVRHYISDGRGTPRLYSYFNGEKIYWKYRLAGETKWRLLYSDHIGSDQGSYSPQGFGEDPNKLYVLKSYEGRQALWVVDLTAHEDAKPTETIVYANPEADVANVQTLGKYDRLVAATYATDSTHNEYFDKEIERIVLSVGALYPDQQVMVTDESWDRRFYIILVTSDRNSGIYLRYDRENRQISIINSLYPELKGRTLSPMKAVRFTARDGVKVTGYLTRPQGEKQTGLPLVVLPHGGPYARDVWGYDWLPQYLAAKGYAVLQVNYRGSAGYGEDWKGQGGYKAWRQALDDITDGVRGSIKAGISDPARICAVGWSYGGYAALMSGVEHAELYRCIVSVAGVTDLDIYKYEARKYLKGKAVREFVGNESEVVVQGSPLKRAAQLKAPVLLFHGDRDINVQIKHSIKLDEALTAAAVPHEFIRYKGAEHSLERTSWRVDLLTRLGAFLDLHTTAPEQVAGGR from the coding sequence GTGTCAGTATTGCGTCTGTTTAAATTATACCTGCTGCTTTGGGTGGTTTTCGGATTGGATGCGAGCGTTGTGGCGGCGCCGAAACAAAAACCTGCAGCTGTGGCGACTGTTCCGGCCGCGGACTCTCTGGCCGCAGCCTTCGGGGCGATGCCGTCCATGTGGGGTGTGCGTCTGTCACCGGACGGGTCCAAAATATCCTTCCTGACCATGGATCGGGACGAGCTGCCGATGCTCGTGATCTATGATTTTACCACCGGTACGATCAAGCCCATTCTGTCGAGTGTGCCCAATATTGCCGATCTGCAATGGTGCAAATGGGCCAATGCCGATCGGCTTCTCTGTGGCTACACGGGCATCGTCTTTAATGGCTATGTGCTCTATGGGACGACGCGACTTGTGGCCGTCAATTCCAACGGCAGTAAAATGAAGGTGCTGATGCAGCGCCAGCTTTCCGAGAACTTCGCGCAGTTTCAGGATCGGGTCGTCGATTATCTGGTGGAAGATCCTCAGCATGTGCTGATTCAGGTGCCCGTTAATCAGAGCACTGGCACGGCGCGGCTCAATATCTATACCGGAGGACTCGAAGATAAAACGCAACAGATGGAGAATGTGAGGCATTACATCAGCGACGGGCGGGGGACGCCGCGTCTTTACAGCTATTTCAATGGTGAGAAGATCTACTGGAAATATCGCCTGGCGGGGGAGACGAAATGGCGGCTCCTGTATAGTGATCACATCGGTAGCGATCAGGGCAGTTATTCACCCCAGGGTTTTGGGGAAGATCCGAACAAGCTTTATGTGCTGAAATCGTACGAGGGGCGACAAGCGCTCTGGGTGGTGGATCTCACCGCCCATGAGGATGCAAAACCTACTGAGACGATAGTCTATGCGAATCCCGAAGCGGATGTTGCCAATGTTCAGACACTTGGAAAATACGACCGCTTGGTGGCCGCAACCTATGCCACGGACAGCACGCATAATGAGTATTTCGATAAGGAGATTGAACGCATCGTGCTTTCGGTCGGGGCGCTTTATCCCGATCAGCAGGTCATGGTCACGGATGAAAGCTGGGATCGGCGATTTTATATCATTTTGGTCACCAGCGACCGTAATTCTGGAATCTATCTGCGCTATGATCGGGAAAACCGTCAAATCAGTATTATAAATTCCTTATACCCCGAGCTCAAGGGACGAACCCTGTCTCCCATGAAGGCGGTGCGCTTCACGGCTCGGGACGGGGTTAAGGTCACGGGCTACCTGACCCGACCGCAGGGGGAGAAACAAACCGGATTGCCGCTTGTGGTGCTGCCCCATGGCGGACCCTATGCTCGCGATGTCTGGGGCTATGACTGGCTGCCGCAGTATCTGGCGGCCAAGGGCTATGCGGTGTTGCAGGTCAATTACAGGGGTTCGGCCGGGTATGGTGAGGATTGGAAGGGGCAGGGTGGCTACAAGGCTTGGCGGCAGGCGTTGGATGACATCACCGACGGAGTGCGCGGGAGCATCAAGGCCGGCATCAGCGATCCAGCGCGAATCTGTGCGGTCGGTTGGAGCTATGGCGGCTATGCAGCGCTCATGAGTGGTGTCGAGCATGCGGAACTCTATCGTTGCATCGTCAGCGTCGCCGGAGTGACCGACCTCGATATCTATAAATACGAAGCCCGCAAATATCTGAAGGGCAAGGCGGTCCGGGAATTTGTTGGCAATGAATCTGAAGTGGTCGTGCAGGGCTCACCTTTGAAGCGTGCGGCTCAGCTCAAGGCGCCGGTCTTGTTGTTCCATGGTGATCGGGACATCAATGTGCAGATCAAACACAGTATAAAGTTGGACGAGGCTTTGACGGCCGCCGCTGTTCCCCATGAGTTCATACGCTACAAAGGGGCCGAACACAGTCTGGAGCGGACCAGCTGGCGGGTTGACCTTCTGACCCGTCTCGGGGCGTTTCTTGATCTCCATACCACTGCCCCGGAGCAGGTGGCCGGGGGGCGATAG
- the rpmB gene encoding 50S ribosomal protein L28, which yields MSRVCELTGKTVLYGNKVSHANNKSRRRFLPNLNNVSLLSDALNQSVRFRISANALRTVEHNGGLDSYLMKTRSDNLSLKARRLKKLIEKKQEVVVAA from the coding sequence ATGTCACGTGTTTGCGAATTGACTGGCAAGACGGTTCTTTACGGCAACAAAGTCAGCCATGCCAACAACAAGAGCCGTCGGCGCTTTCTGCCGAATCTGAACAACGTGTCGCTTCTGTCCGACGCGCTGAACCAGAGCGTTCGGTTCCGTATCTCAGCCAATGCCCTGCGCACGGTCGAGCATAACGGTGGTCTCGATAGCTATCTTATGAAGACGCGCTCCGACAATCTGTCGCTGAAGGCGCGCCGCCTGAAGAAGCTGATCGAAAAGAAACAGGAAGTTGTTGTAGCTGCCTAA
- a CDS encoding esterase-like activity of phytase family protein, with protein MARLPKLTAALLLSVMVNSCSPANPYESLSNLTPERSLSAEPLRTTALPLHRDLSTVRSVGQLGYLGGLVLQSGDRRFGGLSSLLVSADGREFLAVSDRGFWVVATLDYRNGQLSGAHDLRISPILDPEGQPLITSKRWGSDAEALTEIPGGLIVAFEGQHRLWQYNATFGDVMEQKAAHPLPLPANIATAIAALPGNGGLESLTRLKDGRLFAIAEEGGPEAGITPAWILDGDRSLSLFYQTGNNFKPTDLATLPNGDLLVLERRFTLLQGVAARVKYIAATDLKPGATVRGRELAMLSYPYHVDNMEGIAVREGPAGEIFVYLVSDDNYHPLQNTLLMMFQLNEP; from the coding sequence ATGGCCAGACTTCCGAAGCTCACGGCCGCCCTGCTGCTGTCCGTCATGGTCAACAGTTGCAGCCCGGCCAATCCTTACGAATCGCTCTCCAATCTCACGCCCGAACGGTCCCTGAGCGCCGAACCGCTCCGGACCACGGCCCTGCCGCTCCATCGCGACCTCAGCACCGTTCGATCGGTGGGCCAGCTGGGCTATCTCGGCGGATTGGTTCTGCAAAGCGGCGACCGCCGATTCGGTGGCCTGTCCTCCCTGCTGGTGTCTGCGGACGGCCGCGAATTTCTGGCCGTGTCCGATCGCGGCTTTTGGGTCGTCGCCACGCTCGACTATCGGAACGGTCAGCTCAGCGGGGCCCATGACCTCAGAATTTCACCGATTCTCGACCCTGAGGGCCAGCCCCTCATCACCAGCAAGCGCTGGGGCTCCGATGCCGAGGCGCTGACGGAGATCCCCGGCGGTCTGATCGTCGCCTTCGAAGGCCAGCATCGTCTGTGGCAGTACAACGCGACCTTCGGCGATGTCATGGAGCAAAAAGCAGCCCATCCCCTGCCCCTCCCGGCAAACATCGCCACGGCCATCGCCGCATTGCCCGGAAATGGCGGCCTCGAATCGTTGACCCGGTTGAAGGACGGCCGCCTGTTCGCCATTGCCGAAGAGGGCGGCCCTGAGGCTGGCATCACCCCGGCCTGGATCCTCGACGGCGACCGGAGCCTGAGCCTGTTCTATCAAACCGGCAATAATTTCAAGCCCACCGACCTCGCGACCCTGCCGAACGGCGATCTTCTGGTGCTGGAGCGCCGCTTCACCCTGCTTCAGGGCGTCGCCGCCAGGGTCAAATACATCGCCGCCACCGATCTCAAGCCCGGGGCGACGGTCAGAGGCCGCGAACTCGCGATGCTCTCCTATCCCTATCACGTCGATAATATGGAAGGCATCGCTGTGCGGGAGGGGCCAGCGGGCGAGATCTTTGTCTATCTCGTCTCGGATGATAATTATCACCCGCTGCAGAACACGCTCCTGATGATGTTCCAACTGAACGAGCCATAA
- a CDS encoding dienelactone hydrolase family protein gives MTRDDDVMMVDDLIPALVGADRRQVLKLLGGVPLATLLANPALAAAVARNLETVSIRTHSGREVSASYIAPAEGKARAAVIMIHEWWGLNSQIKAVAADLAAKEGYAVIAVDLFNGAVTDNTEAAMAQVRGVKPEEAQETLAAWLAWAKARGAVKRATLGWCFGGGWSLNASLATPVDATVIYYGNVAKTAAELASLKGPVLGHFARRDAHINEAMVTGFESAMKEAGKSLNVYWYDADHAFANPTSASYVERDAALAWERTTEFLRKMLA, from the coding sequence ATGACCCGAGATGACGACGTGATGATGGTGGACGATCTCATTCCGGCGCTTGTGGGGGCGGATCGGCGTCAGGTTCTTAAACTTCTGGGGGGCGTGCCCTTGGCGACCCTGCTGGCCAATCCGGCGCTGGCCGCCGCTGTGGCGCGTAATCTGGAGACCGTCTCTATCCGCACTCATTCAGGGCGTGAGGTGAGCGCGAGCTATATCGCCCCGGCCGAAGGCAAGGCGCGGGCGGCGGTGATCATGATCCACGAATGGTGGGGCCTCAACAGTCAGATCAAAGCCGTGGCCGCTGATCTCGCCGCCAAGGAGGGCTATGCCGTGATCGCGGTGGATCTGTTCAACGGCGCCGTGACCGATAACACCGAGGCGGCCATGGCCCAGGTGCGCGGCGTGAAGCCGGAGGAAGCGCAGGAGACCCTGGCCGCCTGGCTCGCTTGGGCCAAGGCGCGCGGGGCTGTGAAGCGGGCGACGCTCGGCTGGTGTTTCGGCGGCGGCTGGTCCTTGAATGCGTCGCTCGCCACGCCGGTGGATGCGACGGTGATTTATTACGGCAATGTGGCCAAAACAGCGGCGGAGCTTGCGTCCTTGAAGGGCCCCGTCCTTGGCCATTTCGCCCGCCGGGACGCCCATATCAATGAAGCCATGGTAACTGGCTTCGAGAGCGCGATGAAAGAAGCCGGAAAATCGCTCAACGTCTATTGGTATGACGCCGACCATGCCTTCGCCAACCCCACAAGCGCAAGCTATGTGGAACGCGACGCGGCCTTGGCCTGGGAACGGACGACGGAGTTTTTGCGGAAGATGCTTGCCTGA